In Sebastes fasciatus isolate fSebFas1 chromosome 24, fSebFas1.pri, whole genome shotgun sequence, the following are encoded in one genomic region:
- the tceanc gene encoding transcription elongation factor A N-terminal and central domain-containing protein, giving the protein MDAKELVHCAVQIERANADRSYGNVLTLLGDLDKSHITAEQLETSDIVKALYRLLRSCSDDSVKKTAKSLLSKWKRQYSRDTPDVKDAEHSRRVSLPDGGVSKQGDSHDSTQTCDTKVKCAEPESPSSFTADSTSSSSFSPVRSKCVQLLLAALCPDLPDQDKAAELAADIERHTHELHKHSHVKYKACVRSKVANLRNTKNRHLRQGLLGGSLSPEAFARMSAEEMAGAELRQLREEYSSRGVSERQLPQGVEGTQTQKIRCRKCGGSDCKVTQVSRGALFLPAWVRQSGPDDDVMTFVTCSGCGQQWYHSGWVCL; this is encoded by the coding sequence ATGGATGCAAAAGAACTAGTCCACTGTGCTGTGCAGATAGAGCGAGCCAATGCAGACAGGAGCTATGGGAACGTCTTGACCCTCCTCGGTGACCTTGATAAGTCGCACATCACAGCGGAGCAGCTGGAGACGTCGGACATTGTTAAAGCGCTCTACAGGCTCCTGAGGAGCTGCTCTGATGACAGCGTGAAGAAGACAGCGAAGAGCTTGTTGTCTAAGTGGAAGAGACAGTACAGCAGAGATACACCAGATGTGAAGGATGCTGAGCACTCTCGTAGGGTTTCTCTACCAGATGGGGGAGTTTCCAAGCAAGGGGATTCCCATGATTCAACACAGACATGTGACACTAAGGTGAAGTGTGCAGAACCAGAATCACCATCCTCTTTCACTGCAGATAGCACCTCTTCATCCAGTTTCTCACCTGTAAGATCAAAATGTGTTCAGCTCCTTCTTGCCGCCCTCTGCCCCGACCTTCCTGATCAAGACAAGGCTGCAGAGCTGGCTGCAGACATCGAGCGGCACACCCACGAGCTGCACAAACACAGCCATGTCAAATACAAAGCCTGCGTGAGGAGCAAGGTGGCCAACTTGAGGAACACTAAAAACCGGCATCTACGTCAGGGCCTCCTGGGCGGCTCGCTATCGCCTGAGGCCTTCGCCCGGATGTCCGCGGAAGAGATGGCCGGCGCAGAGCTGCGGCAGCTGAGGGAGGAGTACTCGTCCCGGGGTGTGAGCGAAAGGCAGCTTCCTCAGGGGGTAGAAGGGACACAGACGCAGAAGATCCGCTGCAGAAAGTGTGGGGGGTCGGACTGTAAGGTGACGCAGGTGTCCAGGGGTGCCCTTTTCCTGCCCGCGTGGGTAAGGCAGAGCGGCCCTGACGACGACGTAATGACTTTTGTGACCTGCAGCGGGTGTGGGCAGCAGTGGTACCACAGCGGCTGGGTCTGCCTCTAA
- the LOC141762759 gene encoding ras-related protein Rab-9A-like: MTSKSALLKVILLGDGGVGKSSLMNRYVTNKFDSHLFHTIGVEFLNKELEVDGHHVTLQIWDTAGQERFRSLRTPFYRGSDCCLLTFSVDDGQSFRNLANWKKEFTYYADVKDPDNFPFVVLGNKLDVPERQVSGEDARQWCRENGGHPYFETSAKDATNVASAFEEAVRRILALDDRADHLINTNTVDLHPKKSLPDPSCC, translated from the coding sequence ATGACGTCCAAGTCGGCCCTCCTGAAGGTGATCCTTCTGGGCGACGGCGGTGTCGGCAAATCATCGCTCATGAACCGCTACGTCACCAACAAGTTTGACTCGCACCTCTTCCACACTATCGGCGTGGAATTCCTCAACAAGGAGCTGGAGGTGGACGGCCACCACGTCACCCTGCAGATCTGGGACACGGCGGGTCAGGAGCGCTTCCGCAGCCTCCGCACGCCTTTCTACCGCGGCTCCGACTGCTGCCTGCTCACCTTCAGCGTGGACGACGGACAGAGCTTCCGCAACCTGGCCAACTGGAAGAAGGAGTTCACGTATTACGCTGACGTAAAGGACCCTGACAACTTCCCCTTCGTGGTGCTGGGCAACAAACTGGATGTGCCCGAGCGGCAGGTGTCAGGGGAGGATGCTCGGCAGTGGTGCCGCGAGAACGGCGGCCACCCGTACTTTGAGACAAGCGCCAAGGATGCTACAAACGTAGCATCGGCCTTCGAGGAGGCGGTACGTCGCATTCTGGCGTTGGACGACAGAGCTGATCACCTGATCAACACCAACACAGTGGATCTGCATCCGAAGAAGAGTCTCCCTGACCCCAGCTGCTGCTGA
- the LOC141762758 gene encoding neuronal membrane glycoprotein M6-b-like gives MDGTKPAMEPNAEETQDEAQESKGCFECCIKCLGGVPYASLVATILCFSGVALFCGCGHVALTGTLTMLENHFSRDTTDHATLALVIQIFQYIIYGIASFFFVYAIILLAEGFYTTSAIKKELQSDFKTTVCGRCITAFFMFLTYILALAFLAIFGFTAIPVFLFFNMWNTCAAMKSPDANITSPDSICVDVRQYGIIPWNATPGKACGVTLGDICNTSEFYLSYHLYIVAFAGAGATVIALIHYLMILSANWAYLKSAVSTHEYQDIKTKDDQDLEAEARSKEGQNSSSYS, from the exons GATGCTTCGAGTGCTGCATCAAGTGTCTGGGCGGGGTGCCCTACGCCTCCCTGGTGGCCACCATCCTCTGCTTCTCGGGCGTGGCTCTGTTCTGCGGCTGCGGCCACGTGGCGCTGACCGGCACCCTGACCATGCTGGAGAACCACTTCTCCAGAGACACCACGGACCACGCCACCCTCGCCTTGGT GATCCAGATCTTTCAGTACATCATCTACGGCATCGcctccttcttcttcgtctACGCCATCATCCTGCTGGCTGAGGGCTTTTACACCACCAGCGCCATCAAGAAGGAGCTGCAGAGCGACTTCAAGACCACCGTCTGTGGACGCTGCATCACTGCCTTC TTCATGTTCCTGACCTACATCCTCGCTCTGGCCTTCCTCGCCATCTTCGGCTTCACGGCGATACCCGTTTTCCTCTTCTTCAACATGTGGAATACCTGCGCTGCCATGAAGTCTCCCGACGCCAACATCACCTCGCCTGACTCCATCTGTGTGGACGTCAGGCAGTACG GTATTATTCCCTGGAACGCCACTCCGGGAAAAGCTTGTGGAGTCACACTGGGAGACATCTGTAACACCAGCGAG TTCTACCTGTCCTACCACCTCTACATTGTCGCGTTCGCCGGCGCCGGTGCCACCGTCATCGCATTG ATCCACTACCTGATGATTTTGTCGGCCAACTGGGCCTACCTGAAGAGCGCCGTCTCCACGCACGAGTACCAGGACATCAAGACCAAGGACGACCAGGACCTGGAGGCCGAGGCGCGCTCCAAGGAGGGCCAgaactcctcctcctactcATAA